The following is a genomic window from Sutcliffiella horikoshii.
ATCAATCCTTATGTAGCAGAGGAAGGAAATTTATTTGCAACAGCCAAAGAAAAAGGATATCTGGCATTGAATAACGAGAATGAAGTTTATCTAGTAGACTTTGGTGAGTTCTTTTGCGGAGTGGTTGACTTTACAAACCCGGAAGCGACGGAATGGTATAAAACGGTCATTCAAGATAATCTGATTGGCTTTGGCTTAGACGGATGGATGGCTGATTTCGGCGAGTATCTCCCTACAGATGTGAAGTTGCACAGTGGAGAAGATCCAATGAAAATGCATAATGCATGGCCGACCATGTGGGCAAAAGTCAACTATGAAGCCGTTGAAGAAGCAGGCAAATTAGGTGAAGTTGTCTACTTCATGAGAGCAGGCTATACAGGTATACAAAAATACAATACATTACTATGGGGCGGAGACCAGAGTGTTGATTTTACCTTGGACGATGGTTTAGCATCCGTCATCCCGGCAGCCCTTTCAGCAGGGATGCTTGGTAATGGATTGCATCATAGTGATATCGGCGGATACACCAGCTTGTTTGGCAACAAGCGAAACGAAGAGCTGTTGCTGCGTTGGACAGAACTTGGTGCGTTCACACCTGTTATGCGTTCGCATGAAGGTAATAGACCGTACGACTGCTTCCAATTTGACGATACAGATCGTTCTTTAGAACAGTTGGCAAAAATGACTACCGTTTATACAACATTGGCTCCATATACAAAAAGTTTGGTGAAACAAAATGCAGAAAAAGGTACACCTGTTCAACGACCTCTGTTCTTGCATTATGAAAATGATGAAGCAACTTATGACATACAATATCAGTACTTGTATGGAAAAGACCTTCTTGTAGCACCTGTTTATAATGAAGGCGCTACAACATGGGATGTATACCTTCCTGAGGATGAATGGATTCATGTTTGGAGTGGAAAAGAGTATGCGGGCGGGGATATTACTGTGGAAGCCCTAATTGGTGAACCACCTGTTTTCTACCGCAAGAACTCTGAGTGGGCAGATCTATTCGGTAAATTAAAAGAAATAAACTAATAGAAATAGGGACTGATTTTTCAAGAGAACAGTCCCTTTCTATTAAAAACAAAGGTTATGATATTTACAAAAAGGTAGTAACCTATGTTATACTCAATGTAAGCCTATTCATAAAGGGGATCTAATGATGCTAAATAACAATATTTTATATGTACCTATCGGAAGAAAAACATTTGATTTAGAAGCAGGAGAAGCATATCGTCTTCAAAGCTCTGAATGGTTGAATGCTACCTGTGCAAAGGTAATCGAGCCTAATGGCATTTTAACCTCTGTAGAAGAATTGGAAGCTTTCTTGATAGGAGCTAAACATGAAAAAATTGATACCATCCTTTATCAAAGTGTCACATTTGCTGATGGCGAATTCATGGTTGAGATCTTAAAGCATAGAACAGAGCCTGTTATTGTGTGGTCTGTTAGAGAACCAAGTGTAGGTGGACGCTTACGTTTAAACTCCTTAACGGGAGGTAACAGCACAAGTAATGTGTTACGAAACCATAACCACACATTCGCCTTTGTTTTCGGAAATCCAGATGAACAAAAGCTTCAAGATAAACTGACAAAACAATTAAAGGTAAGTAGAGTCCTTGCTCAATTAAATGAATTAACCATCGGGGTAGTGGGAGAGCATCCACCAGGATTTTTCTTCTCAGATACAAACGAACAAGAACTTAAAGAAGCACTCGGCGTGAACTTATATAAAATGGATCTACAAAAAGCATTCAAAGAATGTGTAGAGCTTCCAAAAGAGGAATGGTTGCCTGCCATTGAAAGGGCAGAACAGCAAGTAATCGGCTTAAATCGATCAGATGAAACAGTGACGAAATTCGCGCAATTCTCGACTTATGTCAAAAAGCATATCGAAGCACACGACATACAGGCAATAGCGGTTAGATGCTGGCCAGACTTTTTCAACGATTTAGGGGCTGCCGCTTGTT
Proteins encoded in this region:
- the sftI gene encoding sulfoquinovose isomerase produces the protein MLNNNILYVPIGRKTFDLEAGEAYRLQSSEWLNATCAKVIEPNGILTSVEELEAFLIGAKHEKIDTILYQSVTFADGEFMVEILKHRTEPVIVWSVREPSVGGRLRLNSLTGGNSTSNVLRNHNHTFAFVFGNPDEQKLQDKLTKQLKVSRVLAQLNELTIGVVGEHPPGFFFSDTNEQELKEALGVNLYKMDLQKAFKECVELPKEEWLPAIERAEQQVIGLNRSDETVTKFAQFSTYVKKHIEAHDIQAIAVRCWPDFFNDLGAAACSTLSQFTEDGVVSSCESDIHGSVSMFVLQQLSGGKAPYLGDLVHVNEENNSVVFWHCGAGAYSLAREETGATAGVHPNRKLGFTMDFGLKAGGVTIFRVSHTPEGYRLLIMKGEALDSPQHFQGTSVEVALQKDVTETLYEVMNEGFEPHFALVYDDVVEELVELGRMLGIKTEIYGS
- a CDS encoding alpha-glucosidase; protein product: MAVFTENEMMQVVTDNNSFTVTWKGEEILHHSPESPFLYVGKGQENVKMFRGNFDIKDYVTERLALPFIQVRNESDSIEIDFASYPNGPSVVTVQLVQKENEVKIVFVKATENINRFWLRLQANKEEKVYGCGEQLTHFNMRGKHFPLWTSEPGVGRNKSTYVTWQSDVTGMAGGDYYHTNYPQPTFVSSRKYYCHVETTAYADFDFRSDDFHELQIWEMPKEVILEGANDFLGLLEKITDRFGRQPELPEWTYNGIWLGIQGGTDVVEEKLEKALAKGVKVGGVWCQDWQGIRMTSFGKRLMWNWQWNPEVYPNLDTKIHEWKEKGIRFLGYINPYVAEEGNLFATAKEKGYLALNNENEVYLVDFGEFFCGVVDFTNPEATEWYKTVIQDNLIGFGLDGWMADFGEYLPTDVKLHSGEDPMKMHNAWPTMWAKVNYEAVEEAGKLGEVVYFMRAGYTGIQKYNTLLWGGDQSVDFTLDDGLASVIPAALSAGMLGNGLHHSDIGGYTSLFGNKRNEELLLRWTELGAFTPVMRSHEGNRPYDCFQFDDTDRSLEQLAKMTTVYTTLAPYTKSLVKQNAEKGTPVQRPLFLHYENDEATYDIQYQYLYGKDLLVAPVYNEGATTWDVYLPEDEWIHVWSGKEYAGGDITVEALIGEPPVFYRKNSEWADLFGKLKEIN